A single Halarcobacter anaerophilus DNA region contains:
- a CDS encoding cytochrome-c peroxidase — protein MKKISLAVASIMFAGVSAFAASDAVLLEKATNSGLKAIPQSQLEVLKLVDDPKNPITDAKVELGKKLYFDPRLSKSGIISCNTCHNLAMGGVDGVGAAVGHKWTPNPAHLNSPTVYNSVLNKAQFWDGRSPHLADQAQGPMQAAPEMAAPASLVVQRVTSMPGYVEEFKKTYGDDVKVTFALIADTIAIFEKTLITPSRYDAFLNGKLNALTDAEKEGLNIFIDKGCASCHNDIGLGGTMMPFDASKYDLNVGGFTGTKDGMVKTPTLRNVEETAPYFHNGNVWSLNQAVKLMGDIQLGMKISDADATKISTFLKSLTGEKPEIKYPQLPVISDKTPKPDMK, from the coding sequence ATGAAAAAAATTAGTTTAGCAGTAGCTTCAATTATGTTTGCAGGGGTAAGTGCATTTGCCGCGTCAGATGCAGTTTTACTTGAAAAAGCTACAAATTCGGGATTAAAAGCAATTCCACAATCGCAACTTGAGGTTTTAAAACTTGTTGATGATCCAAAAAATCCAATAACAGATGCAAAAGTAGAACTTGGTAAAAAACTATATTTTGATCCAAGATTATCTAAATCAGGAATTATTTCATGTAATACATGTCATAACTTGGCAATGGGTGGTGTAGACGGTGTAGGTGCAGCAGTAGGTCATAAATGGACTCCGAATCCTGCTCATTTAAATTCACCGACTGTTTACAACTCTGTTTTAAATAAAGCTCAATTTTGGGATGGAAGATCTCCACACTTAGCAGACCAAGCACAAGGTCCTATGCAAGCAGCACCTGAAATGGCAGCTCCTGCTAGTTTAGTTGTTCAAAGAGTTACTTCAATGCCAGGTTATGTTGAAGAGTTTAAAAAAACTTATGGTGATGATGTAAAAGTTACATTTGCATTAATTGCCGATACTATCGCAATTTTCGAAAAAACTCTTATTACACCTTCAAGATATGATGCCTTTTTAAACGGAAAACTAAATGCATTGACTGATGCGGAAAAAGAAGGATTAAATATATTTATTGATAAAGGTTGTGCAAGCTGTCACAATGATATAGGACTTGGTGGAACTATGATGCCGTTTGATGCTTCAAAATATGACTTAAATGTAGGTGGATTTACGGGAACAAAAGACGGTATGGTTAAAACTCCTACACTAAGAAACGTTGAAGAGACTGCACCTTATTTCCATAACGGTAATGTATGGTCTTTAAATCAAGCAGTTAAATTAATGGGAGACATTCAACTAGGAATGAAAATTTCCGATGCGGATGCAACTAAAATCTCTACATTCTTAAAATCATTAACAGGTGAAAAACCTGAGATTAAATATCCTCAGCTACCTGTAATTTCAGATAAAACTCCAAAACCGGATATGAAATAA
- a CDS encoding phosphate-starvation-inducible PsiE family protein, protein MKGQKFFKDKFYIEFAITSILFLIALAMDKLMEAIIYMLYFIIFLEIVRTVVNYVREQIVIITTLVDAFIVLALRELIVNLVKINNEKTESISELFSSTLNHNLLVISGVILFLLLVRYLSIKTSYQYIIEKQKKREEKE, encoded by the coding sequence ATGAAAGGTCAAAAATTTTTTAAGGATAAATTTTATATAGAGTTTGCTATTACTTCTATTCTTTTTTTAATTGCTTTGGCAATGGATAAATTGATGGAAGCAATAATTTATATGCTCTATTTTATTATTTTTTTAGAGATAGTAAGAACAGTAGTAAATTATGTAAGAGAGCAGATTGTTATTATAACAACGTTGGTTGATGCTTTTATCGTATTGGCTCTTAGAGAGTTAATCGTAAATTTGGTAAAAATAAATAATGAAAAAACAGAATCTATAAGCGAACTTTTTTCTAGTACCTTAAATCATAATCTTTTAGTTATTTCAGGAGTAATTTTATTTTTACTTTTGGTTAGATATCTTTCTATTAAAACTTCATATCAGTATATAATAGAAAAGCAGAAAAAACGGGAAGAAAAAGAGTAA
- a CDS encoding DUF4139 domain-containing protein, which yields MKLITFLLFSVACVFANANIKSLDIYLNKSFINQNLDLSKKSEKLLGEVRLEDLKFTLDESCKINSFNIETKNYENDQLSEDIEKLSQKINFEENQIKALKSEISFLEKNNLSNIEKVSMLQKSSAFVKKQILEDYNEIYNLNNQIKKDKQALDKLTQKRSNTKYTKLDYDINCKKPVFITYPIYALQKKSLYEVSYDSKKEEVELKNLLYITQSSGEDLKNIVINLYTYNYINQIKPNPFIPEYLDFTEKHDAVTESANGIKPMLMKATRVLKTPAYDYYEDTTKSFFKASNITLSRGKENKVLFAKDSYKASKSLEIDGYSMSQAFYKVDFKSKKLYGITSANLYLDGTYIGKTTLKEIQKNKESSIYFGANRFIDIKKELVKDMKEEPFFSINKTKTQKIWNYEIKNSSKQTQKIVLLERVPVSKHEDIKVKLIGESKESKMEKNGKIYFEFDLNPNESKTVNFGYEIEKPTKK from the coding sequence ATGAAATTAATAACTTTTTTGCTGTTTAGTGTAGCTTGTGTTTTTGCAAATGCAAATATAAAAAGCCTTGATATATATTTAAACAAAAGTTTTATAAATCAAAATCTTGATTTATCTAAAAAAAGTGAAAAACTTTTAGGAGAAGTAAGATTAGAAGATTTAAAGTTCACTCTTGATGAAAGTTGTAAAATAAACAGTTTTAATATAGAAACAAAAAATTATGAAAATGATCAATTAAGCGAAGATATAGAAAAACTAAGCCAAAAAATAAATTTTGAAGAGAATCAAATAAAGGCTTTAAAAAGCGAAATCTCTTTTTTAGAAAAAAACAATCTTTCAAATATTGAGAAAGTAAGTATGTTGCAAAAAAGTTCAGCTTTTGTAAAAAAACAGATTCTAGAAGATTATAATGAAATATATAATTTAAACAATCAAATAAAAAAAGATAAACAAGCTTTGGATAAATTGACTCAAAAAAGATCAAATACAAAATACACAAAATTGGATTACGATATAAATTGTAAGAAACCTGTATTTATCACTTATCCTATTTATGCTCTTCAAAAAAAGAGCCTTTATGAGGTAAGTTACGACTCAAAAAAAGAGGAAGTTGAATTAAAAAATTTACTTTATATTACTCAAAGCTCGGGAGAAGATTTAAAAAATATTGTTATAAATTTATATACATATAATTATATTAATCAAATAAAACCAAACCCTTTTATACCTGAATATTTGGACTTTACTGAAAAACACGATGCCGTAACAGAATCAGCAAATGGTATAAAACCGATGCTTATGAAAGCAACAAGAGTTTTAAAAACTCCTGCTTATGATTATTATGAAGATACGACAAAATCTTTTTTTAAAGCTTCAAATATAACTTTATCAAGAGGAAAAGAGAATAAAGTTTTATTTGCAAAAGATAGTTATAAAGCTTCAAAAAGTTTGGAAATAGATGGGTACTCGATGTCTCAAGCTTTTTATAAAGTTGATTTTAAAAGCAAAAAACTTTACGGTATAACAAGTGCAAATTTGTATCTTGACGGAACATATATCGGAAAAACAACATTAAAAGAGATTCAAAAAAATAAAGAGAGTTCTATATATTTTGGAGCAAATAGATTTATTGATATAAAAAAAGAGCTTGTAAAAGATATGAAAGAGGAACCTTTTTTCTCTATAAATAAAACCAAAACTCAAAAAATATGGAACTATGAAATAAAAAACAGTAGTAAACAGACTCAAAAGATTGTTTTGTTAGAAAGAGTTCCCGTTTCGAAACATGAAGATATAAAAGTTAAATTGATTGGCGAATCAAAAGAGAGCAAAATGGAAAAAAACGGTAAAATCTATTTTGAATTTGATTTAAATCCAAATGAGAGTAAAACTGTTAATTTTGGATATGAGATTGAAAAACCTACTAAAAAGTAA
- a CDS encoding ADP-ribosylglycohydrolase family protein, which produces MFEKKKIKELILVSLVADAYCLGAHWVYDEKQLENLDINWDELNDAKSLWHKGKKAGEFTHYGDQTLWLYQFLQDKESFDAKEYIKYWKSQIEIYNGYIDSATRKTLENIEKGILPTGSDSTDLSIVGRIAPLLLVSKTKEEFFKNVVEFVKCTHNSTAAIETSKYFAKLLIEVLNGKDIEAAIISLKDEFDAKIQSYITSAIASKTENTFDAIREFGPACGIEGGFQSVIHLLCKYDNLKEMLINNAKAGGDSSARAMIASIIFMAKPNRTLALIPQSWLGIKATII; this is translated from the coding sequence ATGTTTGAGAAGAAAAAAATTAAAGAATTAATATTGGTTTCTTTGGTTGCAGATGCATATTGTCTTGGTGCCCATTGGGTTTATGACGAAAAGCAACTGGAAAATTTGGATATTAATTGGGATGAATTAAACGATGCTAAATCTCTTTGGCATAAAGGTAAAAAAGCAGGAGAATTTACCCATTACGGAGATCAAACATTATGGTTGTATCAATTTTTACAAGATAAAGAGAGTTTTGATGCAAAAGAGTATATAAAATATTGGAAAAGCCAAATTGAGATTTACAATGGATATATAGATTCAGCTACAAGAAAAACTTTGGAAAATATTGAAAAAGGTATTTTACCGACAGGTTCGGATTCTACGGATTTATCTATTGTAGGCAGAATTGCACCTTTGCTTTTAGTCTCAAAAACAAAAGAGGAATTTTTTAAAAATGTAGTAGAATTTGTGAAATGTACACATAACTCAACTGCTGCAATCGAGACTTCAAAATATTTTGCAAAACTGCTAATAGAAGTTTTAAACGGAAAAGATATTGAAGCTGCGATCATCTCTTTAAAAGATGAATTTGATGCAAAAATTCAATCATATATAACAAGTGCAATCGCTTCAAAAACTGAAAATACTTTTGATGCAATCAGGGAATTTGGTCCTGCTTGCGGCATTGAAGGCGGTTTTCAAAGTGTTATTCATCTTTTATGTAAATATGATAATTTAAAAGAGATGCTGATTAATAACGCCAAAGCCGGAGGTGACAGCAGTGCAAGAGCTATGATAGCTTCAATAATTTTTATGGCTAAGCCAAACAGAACACTTGCTTTGATTCCTCAATCATGGTTAGGTATAAAAGCAACTATAATATAG
- a CDS encoding DnaJ domain-containing protein: MDYEEFEKAVEFFGILTRTSKKDLKKKYLKLSKMYHPDMEEGSEEKFKQLQDSYELLNKYMDSFAFSFDEEEFKEQFPSFTNYKNWR; this comes from the coding sequence ATGGATTATGAAGAGTTTGAAAAAGCAGTTGAATTTTTTGGAATACTTACTAGAACTTCAAAGAAAGATTTAAAGAAAAAGTACTTAAAACTGTCAAAAATGTATCATCCCGATATGGAAGAAGGAAGTGAAGAAAAGTTTAAGCAACTTCAAGATTCCTATGAATTGTTAAATAAATATATGGATTCTTTTGCTTTCTCTTTTGATGAAGAGGAGTTTAAAGAGCAGTTCCCTTCTTTTACAAATTATAAAAATTGGAGATAA
- a CDS encoding ATP-binding protein codes for MIEQNKTGKFSQNDSILFSDKKKIIIKFLLIYFIITTALVFLYFLQYKKGIENYLNHKTHQHLLEYRAVYNEYKVLSNIIFDADINTENTINIFQKAYTSSGAQKNIIRKKLLDHLKLKYEKLKRYNLKQLHFHLPDNESFLRMHRPNKYGDNLTNIRATVAYVNRYKKYIDGFEEGRIFNGFRFVYPLFSEEKKHIGSVEISFSVLAMVETMLNTYNLKLNFLIKKDVVDKKLFKDELKNYILSPNKKFYYEKSIYEKYPPLKTKIKEEKDYTQNLMKGKPFTVFEDDLDFIKTMIPIKNPVSNEVVAVLCIYQDDKVILNDKNDLISKIFISYILLALIFYLFYKQTFAKAKLLKLNKELDKRVSLEVRKGRKQDLHMFNQSKMASIGRMITNISHQWRQPLSVITTCASGLKIERDMNMLESKDFEKFINSILEQSKYLSKTLDSFRDYIDINDEEKKVLCVQSKMDKVVNFLAPFFKENNIEIIKKYEEEKLHILGTTSELFEIFNAILTNANDAFSKNKNVTNKQIVITVKKKNENKIFITIRDNAGGIEKDKINNIFDPYFTTKHESIGTGISLYLTYKIVTENLKGTIYVKNKTEGAKFYIELPLA; via the coding sequence GTGATTGAGCAAAATAAAACAGGCAAATTTTCCCAAAATGATTCAATCCTATTTTCTGATAAAAAAAAGATTATTATTAAATTTCTTTTAATATATTTTATAATAACAACTGCACTTGTATTCCTCTATTTTTTACAATATAAAAAAGGCATAGAAAATTATTTAAACCATAAAACCCATCAACATCTTCTTGAATACAGAGCTGTATATAATGAATATAAAGTTCTCTCAAATATTATTTTTGATGCAGATATAAATACTGAAAATACCATTAATATTTTCCAAAAGGCTTATACAAGCTCAGGTGCACAAAAAAATATAATTAGGAAAAAACTTTTAGACCATTTAAAACTAAAATATGAAAAACTAAAACGATATAATTTAAAACAGTTGCATTTTCACTTACCCGATAATGAAAGTTTTTTAAGAATGCACAGACCAAATAAATACGGAGATAATCTAACAAATATTAGGGCAACTGTAGCTTATGTAAATAGATATAAAAAATATATTGACGGTTTTGAAGAGGGAAGAATATTTAACGGTTTTAGATTTGTATATCCTCTTTTTTCAGAAGAAAAAAAACATATAGGAAGCGTTGAAATATCCTTTAGCGTTTTAGCAATGGTTGAAACAATGCTTAATACGTATAATTTAAAGCTTAATTTTTTGATTAAAAAAGATGTTGTTGATAAAAAACTTTTTAAAGATGAACTTAAAAACTATATTTTAAGCCCTAATAAAAAGTTTTATTATGAAAAATCAATTTATGAGAAATATCCACCTTTAAAAACTAAAATAAAAGAAGAAAAAGATTACACTCAAAATTTAATGAAAGGCAAACCTTTTACCGTATTTGAGGATGATTTGGATTTTATAAAAACAATGATTCCTATAAAGAATCCCGTTTCAAACGAAGTAGTTGCAGTATTATGTATCTATCAAGACGATAAAGTAATTCTCAATGACAAAAATGACCTAATATCCAAAATATTTATCTCATATATTTTGTTAGCTTTAATATTTTATCTCTTTTATAAACAAACTTTTGCAAAAGCAAAACTTTTAAAACTAAATAAAGAGCTTGATAAAAGAGTCTCTTTGGAAGTAAGAAAAGGAAGAAAACAAGACTTACATATGTTTAATCAATCAAAAATGGCATCTATCGGTAGAATGATAACAAATATTTCTCATCAATGGAGGCAACCTTTAAGTGTAATAACGACTTGCGCAAGCGGATTAAAAATTGAAAGAGATATGAATATGCTTGAAAGTAAAGATTTTGAAAAGTTTATAAACTCTATTTTGGAACAGTCAAAATATTTATCTAAAACCTTAGATAGTTTTAGAGATTATATAGACATAAACGATGAAGAGAAAAAAGTACTGTGCGTTCAATCTAAAATGGATAAGGTGGTAAACTTTTTGGCTCCTTTTTTCAAAGAAAACAATATAGAAATAATAAAAAAATATGAAGAAGAGAAGCTTCATATTTTAGGAACAACATCTGAACTTTTTGAAATATTTAATGCAATTTTAACAAATGCAAACGATGCTTTTTCAAAAAATAAAAATGTAACAAATAAACAAATAGTAATAACAGTAAAAAAGAAAAATGAAAATAAAATTTTTATAACAATAAGAGACAATGCAGGAGGAATAGAAAAAGATAAAATCAATAATATTTTTGATCCATATTTTACTACTAAACATGAATCAATAGGAACAGGAATAAGTCTCTATCTTACATATAAGATAGTTACGGAAAATTTAAAAGGTACTATATATGTAAAAAATAAAACAGAGGGGGCAAAATTTTATATAGAACTTCCCTTAGCTTAA
- a CDS encoding SHOCT domain-containing protein, which produces MKKVLFTSVCISLLTVNLQASFFENMIDKVSDKITQKTENVLTEKSDKMIDNAVNTMNEENKSTKKVTNLNKVAELKELVQMKKEGYITDAEFRQQKALILNK; this is translated from the coding sequence ATGAAAAAAGTTTTATTTACTTCAGTTTGTATATCATTATTAACTGTAAATTTACAAGCTAGTTTTTTTGAAAACATGATAGATAAAGTAAGCGATAAAATCACTCAGAAAACAGAGAATGTATTAACTGAAAAAAGTGATAAAATGATTGATAATGCTGTAAATACGATGAATGAAGAAAATAAAAGTACTAAAAAAGTAACTAACTTAAATAAAGTTGCAGAATTAAAAGAATTAGTGCAAATGAAAAAAGAGGGATATATAACAGATGCTGAGTTTCGACAACAAAAAGCATTGATTTTAAATAAGTAA